Proteins co-encoded in one Deltaproteobacteria bacterium genomic window:
- a CDS encoding thioredoxin domain-containing protein, protein MNKLPLKLIVVFCLLGGMMALFLTIQHYKLLDHGFEEKSFCTVNEWIDCDTVNASSYSSLFGLPVSGLGFLYYLVILSYALLGFRSGAPKKDGLRLCFYLSAGALVFSFYMAYLLLFKLKILCLLCLGMDIAVLLIFILLPPAIGMGWRDILKGRLPQSIMKHLGFVAVIYFLGIFVFFNVGKAMGGDVKPVDRERFLKIFFAQMPTPVEAGSRPMWGTPGAPVTILEFSDFQCPFCRVAAFNIKPNLAEYRNDVAFYYVNYPLDISCNKYMTRAMHPNSCLAAKASLCADREGKFWAYHDLTFKNQKTISRDTLLGQAESLGMNREAFSQCIDSAGIDATVKEDIELGNKLDVHGTPAVFVNGRELRAWRDREILRKVIAEELKRKEK, encoded by the coding sequence ATGAATAAACTCCCTCTTAAACTGATTGTTGTCTTTTGTCTTCTTGGCGGCATGATGGCCCTTTTTTTGACCATTCAACACTACAAGCTCCTCGATCACGGTTTTGAAGAAAAGAGCTTTTGCACCGTCAACGAATGGATCGACTGCGATACCGTCAATGCCAGTTCTTACTCCTCCCTTTTCGGACTTCCCGTTTCGGGGCTCGGTTTTTTATACTATCTGGTTATTCTTTCCTATGCCCTTTTGGGTTTTCGATCGGGGGCTCCGAAAAAGGATGGATTGCGACTCTGTTTTTATCTTTCGGCCGGCGCCCTTGTTTTCAGTTTTTACATGGCCTATCTTTTGCTTTTTAAGCTGAAAATCCTCTGCCTTCTCTGTCTCGGCATGGATATCGCCGTCTTGCTGATCTTTATCCTCCTCCCTCCCGCAATCGGCATGGGCTGGCGGGATATCCTTAAGGGGAGGCTTCCTCAATCGATCATGAAACATTTAGGCTTTGTCGCCGTCATCTACTTCCTCGGCATTTTTGTGTTTTTTAACGTGGGAAAGGCGATGGGGGGGGATGTCAAGCCTGTCGACCGCGAACGATTCCTGAAAATCTTTTTTGCCCAGATGCCGACTCCTGTCGAGGCCGGTTCGCGGCCGATGTGGGGAACGCCTGGGGCGCCGGTGACGATTCTGGAATTTTCCGATTTTCAATGCCCCTTCTGCCGGGTCGCCGCCTTCAACATCAAGCCCAATCTGGCCGAATATAGAAACGACGTCGCGTTTTATTATGTCAATTATCCGCTCGATATTTCGTGCAACAAATATATGACCCGCGCGATGCATCCGAACAGCTGTCTGGCGGCAAAGGCCTCCCTTTGCGCCGACCGCGAGGGGAAATTTTGGGCCTATCACGATCTGACCTTCAAAAATCAAAAAACAATTTCAAGAGACACCCTCCTTGGGCAAGCCGAATCGCTCGGCATGAACCGCGAGGCCTTTTCCCAGTGTATTGATTCGGCCGGGATCGACGCAACGGTGAAGGAGGACATCGAGCTGGGGAACAAGCTGGACGTCCACGGGACCCCCGCCGTTTTTGTCAACGGCCGCGAGCTTCGCGCCTGGCGCGACCGCGAAATTTTGCGGAAGGTGATCGCCGAGGAACTGAAAAGAAAGGAAAAATAA